In Oscillospiraceae bacterium, the genomic window TGCTTTTTCTCGGTCTCATCCTTGCCCAGCTTGGCAGCACCGTACAGCCAGGGGTTGCGCAGAGCCTTGATGGAGGCCGCACCGCGGATCATGACGCGGGTGGCAAACACGCCAAACACAAAGTTGAGCAGCACGCCGGTCAGCAGCGTATAGCCAAAAGCGTAAATGGTACCGGCGGTGGAGGGGCCAAAGGCAAAGAACACAAAGTGCAGTGCCTTGGCAAACAGGCCGTCCGAGGGGCCGAAGGCACCCATCAGCACGATGGCCACGATGACGATGGTCACGTTGCCGTCGATGATGGGGGTCAGGCCGCGGGCAAAGCCGCTCTTCAGTGCGCCGTCCAGGGACTTGCCATTCTTCAGCTCTTCCTTGATGCGCTCGGCCGTGATGACGTTGGCGTCCACGCCCATGCCAATGGCCAGAATGATACCGGCGATGCCGGGCAGCGTCAGGGTAAAGCTCTCAAACACCGGGAAGTAGCCGGAAACAAAGGCCAGCGTAGCGGCCACCTGACCGGCCAGTGCGATACAGGCCAGGAAACCCGGCAGGCGGTACAGCACCGTCATGAACACCACGATCAGTGCAAAGGCGATGACACCGGCCAGTACCATGGCGCTCAGGCTGTTCTCGCCCAGGCTGGGGCTGACGGTGGAGTAGCTGTCCACCTTGAGGGCAAAGGGCAGTGCGCCGGAGTTAATCTGGCGGGCCATCTTGACCACGGCATCCTGCGTGAAGGGGTTGGAAGCCGAACTGGTGATGATGGCCTCGCCATCGGTGATGGCCGCGTTGACGGTGGCCGTGCTCACATTCTCGTCATCCAGCCAGATGCTGATGGTGCCGTTGGAAGCAGCCAGACGGGTGGTGGCCTCACCAAAGGCCTTGGCACCCTCGTCGGTGAACTTCAGGGACACATAGTACTCCGAAGCACCGCCGCTGGTCACCGGGCCGTACTGGGCCGCAGCACTTTCGATCATGGAACCGTCCAGGATCAACTGGCCATCCTTGCTGCTGCCTTCCCGGAAGGTCAGGTAGGCGGTGGTGCCGATCTCCTCAATAGCAGCTTCCGGGTCAAAATCCGTCTCGCCGGACTGCCACGGGAACTCCAGGATCAGGCTGTCAGAGCTGGGGTCCACATACAGCTCGTAGTCGGTCACATTCAGGGCCACCAGACGGTTCTCGATGACGAGCTGCGCCGCTTCCAGCTGCTCTTCGGTGGCATCGTAGTCCTCCGAGGGCACAAAGGTGACGTTGACGCCGCCTTTGATGTCCACACCGAACCGGATGTCCTTTGCACCCTTGATGTAGGTGGTGGTCACATCGCCGTACTTTGCCGACACGCCGAAAAACGCCGTGTACACAAACGCAAGGATCAGAAGCACTGTGACGACCAGGTGCCATGCTTTGCCTTTTGTCTTCATATGTTTCAGGAATACCTCCAAACGTCCCGTTTGCTGCGGGACCCGTTATTGAAACCTCCCCCGGCAGGCCCGGCGGACCGCACGGAGGAGGTTTTTACAAAGAAATGTTATGCCTGCTCTGCCAGCAGCTTTTCCACAACGGCCAGACGCACACAGACGCACAGCAGCTCAGAGGCGGTCTCCACCTCGTCCAGGCTGGGGTAGGTGGGTGCAATGCGCAGATGAGAATCCTGCGGGTCCTTGTGGTAGGGGTATGCCGAACCGGCACCGGTCAGGGTCAGACCGGCTTCCTTGCACAGGTTTGCCACACGCTTGGCA contains:
- the secF gene encoding protein translocase subunit SecF, which encodes MKTKGKAWHLVVTVLLILAFVYTAFFGVSAKYGDVTTTYIKGAKDIRFGVDIKGGVNVTFVPSEDYDATEEQLEAAQLVIENRLVALNVTDYELYVDPSSDSLILEFPWQSGETDFDPEAAIEEIGTTAYLTFREGSSKDGQLILDGSMIESAAAQYGPVTSGGASEYYVSLKFTDEGAKAFGEATTRLAASNGTISIWLDDENVSTATVNAAITDGEAIITSSASNPFTQDAVVKMARQINSGALPFALKVDSYSTVSPSLGENSLSAMVLAGVIAFALIVVFMTVLYRLPGFLACIALAGQVAATLAFVSGYFPVFESFTLTLPGIAGIILAIGMGVDANVITAERIKEELKNGKSLDGALKSGFARGLTPIIDGNVTIVIVAIVLMGAFGPSDGLFAKALHFVFFAFGPSTAGTIYAFGYTLLTGVLLNFVFGVFATRVMIRGAASIKALRNPWLYGAAKLGKDETEKKQIDFVGLRKKFLVFSSCLMAAIVLCAVVFGVHLDTEFTGGAMITLSYDGSFEMAQVQQTASDALENTGLTLQTGENVATGDQTLKISMPGTETVTTDQVEALLDSLNETYPDNNFAQLSLSNVSAAMGTKFLQKSLVAVVFALVLILLYIALRFKNIGGLTGGMMAVLALVNDLMVVFGTFVLLRTPLDGNFIAAMLTILGYSINDTVVVYDRIRENRALMGKKASFEELVNRSVNQSARRTLITTITTVMALGVLCIVAKLYGLDSIFTFAFPLMMGMISGVYTSLCVSTSAWMLWSERSPKSGKKA